One stretch of Flavobacteriales bacterium DNA includes these proteins:
- a CDS encoding DUF302 domain-containing protein gives MSYYFTKTLNTSFDDAIEKVTEALKQEGFGVLTEIDVQATLKKKLDVDFKKYRILGACNPTFAHKALQKEDKIGVFLPCNVVVEENEDGAVEVSAVDPIASMMSVENNSLGEVAVEVQGRLKKVIAEL, from the coding sequence ATGAGCTACTATTTTACCAAAACCCTAAACACCAGTTTTGATGACGCCATTGAAAAGGTCACGGAGGCGTTGAAGCAGGAAGGCTTCGGCGTGCTTACCGAGATTGATGTGCAGGCGACGCTGAAAAAGAAACTGGATGTGGATTTCAAGAAGTACCGCATCCTGGGTGCATGCAATCCCACCTTTGCGCACAAGGCATTGCAGAAGGAAGATAAGATCGGTGTGTTTCTTCCCTGTAATGTGGTTGTGGAAGAGAATGAGGATGGGGCTGTGGAAGTGTCGGCGGTGGATCCCATTGCATCCATGATGTCGGTTGAGAATAATTCGCTGGGTGAGGTGGCTGTCGAAGTACAGGGCAGACTGAAAAAGGTGATTGCGGAATTGTAG
- a CDS encoding T9SS type A sorting domain-containing protein, producing the protein MKKIYTIFFASCLAVAAIAQNLEIAGSTNAVGGVSCFYYDAIDNLTYVVGSLSSADGNPMKGAAAWNGSSWTAIGDPSALGSITAMNDIVRCNDTLWTIGIGVTIDGSYPGRILAYWDGAAWVSSGYGIFGNSHYLAVLNNRLWVAGNISGGMPVDSTISAYESLGKMAYWNGHKLVADANYNSMFDSPNDIIEYNGKLYANERVYDGNTWSDWSIDLVNGSAEIKKMFVHKGKLYVSIEHSTNNYILQYDGSTIDTVANNIDHNVTDMASMGDNLVACGNFNSFDGGTFEEVAVWDGNTWTGIDDLLGGNVNTLGNYNGQLLLSTIEGHPIYSDATQSNVGSVATFGDPLPTSVVSVSRREGMVYPNPSNGTFTLTGISEKTEVRVFNVLGEEVSRKIISGQDMIQLGDVPAGMYTLRLQSQDGLRIENIVVQ; encoded by the coding sequence ATGAAAAAAATCTACACCATTTTCTTTGCCTCATGCCTGGCCGTTGCTGCCATTGCACAGAATCTTGAAATTGCCGGAAGCACAAATGCCGTGGGAGGTGTTTCGTGTTTCTATTATGACGCCATCGATAACCTCACCTACGTGGTGGGATCGCTTAGCAGTGCTGATGGCAATCCGATGAAAGGTGCCGCTGCATGGAACGGCTCAAGCTGGACCGCCATCGGTGACCCGAGTGCTTTGGGCAGCATAACCGCCATGAACGACATTGTTCGCTGCAACGATACCTTGTGGACGATAGGTATCGGTGTGACGATAGACGGTTCGTATCCCGGACGTATCCTGGCCTACTGGGATGGAGCTGCCTGGGTGAGCTCCGGTTATGGCATCTTCGGGAACAGTCACTATCTCGCGGTGTTGAACAACCGCCTGTGGGTGGCCGGGAACATCAGCGGAGGTATGCCTGTGGACAGCACCATTTCCGCCTATGAGAGTCTGGGAAAGATGGCCTACTGGAACGGTCATAAGTTGGTGGCGGATGCCAATTACAATTCAATGTTCGACAGCCCCAATGACATTATCGAATATAACGGCAAGCTGTATGCGAATGAGCGGGTATATGATGGCAACACCTGGTCCGACTGGAGCATAGACCTGGTCAATGGCTCGGCGGAGATCAAAAAGATGTTTGTACATAAGGGCAAGTTGTATGTGTCCATAGAACATAGCACAAACAACTACATCCTGCAATATGACGGAAGCACGATCGATACCGTTGCGAATAACATCGACCACAACGTGACAGATATGGCTTCCATGGGAGATAACCTGGTGGCCTGTGGTAACTTCAACAGTTTTGATGGCGGCACCTTTGAAGAGGTGGCGGTCTGGGACGGCAATACCTGGACCGGCATTGATGATCTGCTGGGTGGTAATGTGAACACGCTTGGAAACTATAACGGACAGCTGCTTTTGTCTACCATTGAAGGACATCCGATCTACAGCGACGCGACCCAGTCAAACGTAGGTTCTGTGGCTACATTCGGTGATCCGCTGCCTACATCGGTGGTTTCGGTTTCACGCCGTGAAGGCATGGTGTATCCGAACCCCAGCAACGGTACATTTACCTTGACGGGTATTTCGGAAAAAACCGAAGTGCGGGTATTCAATGTTCTGGGAGAAGAAGTGAGCCGCAAAATTATTTCCGGTCAGGATATGATCCAGCTGGGTGATGTGCCGGCCGGAATGTACACGCTGAGGTTACAATCACAAGATGGCTTGAGGATTGAAAACATCGTGGTGCAATAA
- a CDS encoding thiol oxidoreductase, producing the protein MTRTPVLRFLFSICCMSVVIHACTKDPHLDLSRNGNGEYEEGEELSAGVRTIFDESALAFNYQIPGVAGDEKLDFFVGNSFFNQNWVEAPSSTTARDGIGPLFNTRACGSCHLKDGRGQPFINQGLLFRLSIPGAGSHGEPLPEPNYGGQLNEHAVQGVAGEGEFVVTYTDNTYHFPDGQPYTLRTPTYTFTNPGYGNMQPDAMVSPRIGQQIIGLGLVENIRESDLIFLADEFDKDGDGISGKINHVFDAISQTTQPGRFGWKANVASLPHQTAGAFLGDLGITTWLFSNENCTSIQNDCQQAPNGGQPEIDSADLNKVVLYVRTLGVPVRRDYMDETVLKGKAIFNNIGCEKCHTSKFTTGNTSPIAALNNVEIRPYSDFLVHDMGPGLADGRPDYRASGNEWRTQPLWGLGLIKTVNGHTYLLHDGRARTITEAIMWHGGEAESSKNSFGKLSNAERNAVLKFLESL; encoded by the coding sequence ATGACGAGAACACCGGTACTTCGTTTTCTTTTTTCAATCTGCTGTATGTCCGTGGTGATCCATGCCTGTACCAAGGATCCCCATCTGGATTTGTCCCGGAACGGCAACGGTGAGTACGAAGAAGGAGAAGAACTTTCCGCCGGTGTACGTACCATTTTTGACGAATCCGCACTCGCATTCAATTATCAGATTCCCGGCGTTGCCGGTGATGAGAAACTGGATTTCTTCGTAGGAAATTCTTTTTTCAATCAGAACTGGGTAGAAGCCCCCTCCTCTACCACGGCGCGTGATGGAATCGGTCCGCTGTTCAACACCCGGGCATGCGGAAGTTGTCATCTGAAGGACGGGCGTGGCCAGCCGTTCATCAACCAGGGACTGCTTTTCCGGTTAAGTATACCCGGTGCCGGATCACATGGAGAACCCCTCCCGGAACCCAACTACGGAGGTCAGCTGAACGAGCATGCCGTACAGGGTGTCGCCGGCGAAGGGGAATTTGTTGTGACGTATACCGACAACACCTACCACTTTCCGGATGGTCAACCATACACATTACGCACCCCCACCTACACCTTCACCAATCCGGGTTATGGCAACATGCAGCCCGACGCCATGGTATCGCCCAGGATCGGACAGCAGATCATCGGACTCGGACTGGTCGAGAATATCCGGGAAAGTGATCTGATATTTTTGGCGGATGAATTTGATAAGGACGGCGATGGCATCTCAGGAAAGATCAATCACGTTTTTGACGCCATCAGTCAAACCACCCAACCAGGGCGCTTCGGCTGGAAGGCGAATGTAGCCAGTCTGCCACACCAGACCGCAGGTGCCTTCCTGGGCGACCTGGGAATCACCACGTGGCTTTTTAGCAATGAGAATTGTACGTCCATTCAAAACGACTGCCAGCAAGCACCCAATGGTGGACAACCCGAAATAGACAGCGCCGATCTCAACAAGGTGGTGTTGTATGTGCGAACGCTCGGCGTTCCTGTCCGCCGCGACTACATGGATGAAACCGTGCTGAAGGGCAAAGCCATCTTCAACAACATCGGCTGTGAGAAATGCCACACGTCAAAGTTCACAACCGGCAACACATCTCCCATTGCCGCGCTGAACAATGTGGAAATACGTCCGTATTCCGATTTCCTCGTACACGATATGGGACCAGGCCTCGCCGACGGTCGTCCCGACTACCGGGCCAGCGGAAACGAATGGCGCACCCAACCCCTGTGGGGACTGGGGCTCATCAAAACGGTGAACGGGCACACCTACCTTCTTCACGATGGTCGCGCACGCACCATCACCGAAGCCATTATGTGGCACGGCGGTGAAGCGGAATCATCGAAGAACAGTTTCGGTAAACTGTCGAACGCCGAACGAAATGCGGTGCTGAAGTTTCTGGAGTCGTTGTGA